A region from the Citrobacter telavivensis genome encodes:
- a CDS encoding D-alanyl-D-alanine endopeptidase, with the protein MLKFRVSILSLALMLAVPFAPQALAKTAATAAASQPEIASGSAMIVDLNTNKVIYSNHPDLVRPIASITKLMTAMVVLDARLPLDEKLKVDISQTPEMKGIYSRVRLNSEISRKNMLLLALMSSENRAAASLAHHYPGGYNAFIKAMNAKAKALGMTQTRFVEPTGLSIHNVSTARDLTKMLIASKQYPLIGQLSTTREDMATFANPAYTLPFRNTNHLVYRDNWNIQLTKTGFTNAAGHCLVMRTVINNKPVALVVMDAFGKYTHFADASRLRTWIETGKVMPVPPAALSYKKQKAAQMAAAGGNAGEQTAQND; encoded by the coding sequence ATGCTGAAATTCCGAGTTTCCATACTGAGCCTGGCGCTGATGCTGGCTGTGCCTTTTGCGCCACAAGCGCTGGCAAAAACGGCGGCGACTGCCGCGGCGTCTCAACCCGAGATCGCCTCCGGTAGCGCGATGATCGTGGATCTGAACACCAATAAGGTTATCTATTCAAACCATCCGGACCTGGTGCGTCCGATTGCGTCAATTACCAAATTAATGACGGCGATGGTGGTGCTTGATGCACGACTGCCGCTGGACGAAAAACTGAAAGTGGATATCAGCCAGACGCCGGAGATGAAAGGGATTTACTCTCGCGTGCGGCTGAACAGTGAAATCAGCCGTAAAAATATGTTGCTGCTGGCGCTGATGTCCTCAGAAAACCGGGCGGCGGCGAGCCTGGCGCACCATTATCCTGGCGGCTATAACGCGTTTATAAAAGCAATGAACGCGAAGGCAAAAGCGCTGGGTATGACCCAGACGCGTTTTGTGGAGCCAACCGGTTTGTCGATTCATAACGTGTCGACCGCACGCGATCTCACCAAAATGCTGATTGCCAGCAAGCAGTACCCGCTGATCGGTCAACTGAGTACCACGCGTGAAGATATGGCGACCTTCGCCAATCCGGCGTATACGCTGCCGTTCCGCAATACCAACCATCTGGTGTATCGCGATAACTGGAATATTCAGCTTACTAAAACCGGCTTCACCAACGCGGCTGGCCATTGTCTGGTGATGCGCACGGTAATCAATAACAAACCGGTGGCGCTGGTGGTGATGGATGCGTTCGGCAAGTACACCCATTTCGCCGACGCCAGTCGTTTACGCACGTGGATCGAAACCGGGAAAGTGATGCCGGTTCCGCCGGCGGCGTTGAGCTATAAAAAGCAGAAAGCCGCACAGATGGCTGCTGCGGGTGGCAATGCGGGTGAGCAGACCGCGCAAAACGACTGA
- a CDS encoding GNAT family N-acetyltransferase — translation MSVADTLSDNDIVVRDALPDDVEAISSLYAWHVLNGRASFEETPPTVDEMRRRMRTVAQYGLPWLVALYRGVIVGYCYATQYRPRPAYRFTLEESIYVDASMTGRGVGSLLMHTLITRCEEGPWRQMVAVIGDGHNNPGSLRLHKKHGFEIAGQLRSVGYKKGDWRDTLIMQRPLNEGDWTLPE, via the coding sequence ATGTCTGTTGCCGATACGCTTTCTGATAACGATATCGTGGTACGCGATGCGCTGCCCGACGACGTAGAGGCGATCTCCTCGTTATATGCGTGGCATGTGTTGAATGGCCGCGCCTCTTTTGAAGAAACCCCCCCGACGGTCGATGAAATGCGCCGACGTATGCGTACGGTGGCACAGTATGGATTGCCGTGGCTGGTGGCGCTCTATCGCGGCGTGATCGTCGGTTATTGTTATGCCACGCAGTATCGTCCTCGCCCGGCCTATCGTTTTACCCTGGAAGAGTCGATTTATGTCGATGCCAGCATGACCGGACGCGGCGTCGGCAGCCTGCTGATGCATACGTTAATCACCCGCTGTGAAGAAGGTCCATGGCGGCAGATGGTGGCGGTGATTGGCGACGGCCATAACAATCCGGGGTCGCTGCGATTGCATAAAAAGCACGGTTTCGAGATTGCCGGACAGTTGCGTAGCGTCGGGTATAAAAAGGGAGACTGGCGGGATACGTTGATTATGCAGCGCCCACTCAACGAAGGTGACTGGACGCTGCCAGAGTAA
- a CDS encoding D-lactate dehydrogenase yields MSSITTTDNKTFLNELARLVGHSHLLTDPAKTARYRKGFRSGQGEALAVVFPGSLLELWRVLNACVNADKIILMQAANTGLTEGSTPNGNDYDREIVIISTLRLDKLHVLGKGEQVLAYPGTTLYSLEKALKPLGREPHSVIGSSCIGASVIGGICNNSGGSLVQRGPAYTEMSLFARIDENGKLQLVNHLGIDLGQTPEQILSQLDDERIKEENVRHDGRHAHDHDYVTRVRDIDADTPARYNADPDRLFESSGCAGKLAVFAVRLDTFEAEKKQQVFYIGTNQPEVLTEIRRHILATFDNLPVAGEYMHRDIYDIAEQYGKDTFLMIDKLGTDKMPFFFTLKGRTDAMLEKVKFFRPHFTDRAMQKFGHLFPSHLPPRMKSWRDKYEHHLLLKMAGDGVAEAQSWLTEFFKTAEGDFFACTPEEGSKAFLHRFAAAGAAIRYQAVHADEVEDILALDIALRRNDTEWYEHLPAEMDNQLVHKLYYGHFMCYVFHQDYIVKKGVDAHALKAQMLELLQQRGAQYPAEHNVGHLYEAPPALTRFYRENDPTNSMNPGIGKTSKQKFWKVPSSD; encoded by the coding sequence ATGTCTTCCATTACAACAACTGATAATAAAACCTTCCTGAATGAGCTCGCCCGCCTGGTGGGACATTCACACCTGCTGACTGACCCTGCAAAAACCGCCCGCTATCGCAAGGGTTTCCGTTCCGGTCAGGGCGAGGCTCTGGCGGTAGTCTTTCCCGGATCGCTGCTGGAACTCTGGCGCGTGCTGAACGCCTGCGTCAACGCCGATAAAATTATCCTGATGCAGGCGGCCAATACCGGCCTGACCGAAGGCTCCACGCCGAACGGTAATGATTATGACCGCGAGATTGTCATCATCAGCACCCTGCGCCTCGACAAGCTCCACGTGCTGGGCAAAGGCGAGCAGGTGCTGGCCTATCCCGGCACCACGTTGTATTCGCTGGAAAAAGCGCTGAAGCCGCTGGGGCGTGAGCCACACTCGGTGATTGGTTCGTCGTGCATCGGCGCATCGGTCATTGGCGGGATCTGTAATAACTCCGGTGGTTCGCTGGTGCAAAGAGGCCCGGCGTATACCGAAATGTCCCTGTTTGCCCGTATTGATGAAAACGGCAAGCTGCAACTGGTTAACCATCTGGGGATCGATCTGGGACAAACGCCAGAACAGATCCTGAGTCAACTGGACGATGAACGGATCAAAGAGGAAAATGTCCGCCACGACGGGCGACACGCCCACGATCACGACTACGTCACCCGCGTCAGAGACATCGACGCCGACACGCCCGCACGCTATAACGCCGATCCGGATCGCCTGTTCGAATCTTCTGGCTGTGCCGGAAAGCTGGCGGTCTTTGCGGTGCGTCTCGACACCTTTGAAGCGGAAAAAAAACAGCAGGTATTTTACATTGGCACCAATCAACCCGAGGTGCTGACGGAGATCCGCCGCCATATTCTGGCGACGTTCGACAATCTGCCGGTGGCGGGTGAATACATGCACCGCGACATTTACGACATTGCCGAACAGTACGGCAAAGACACTTTCCTGATGATTGATAAGCTCGGCACCGACAAAATGCCGTTCTTCTTCACCCTGAAGGGGCGCACCGACGCGATGCTGGAAAAGGTGAAATTCTTCCGTCCGCACTTTACCGACCGCGCGATGCAGAAGTTTGGTCATCTGTTCCCGAGTCATCTGCCGCCACGGATGAAAAGCTGGCGCGATAAATATGAACATCATCTGCTGTTAAAAATGGCGGGCGATGGCGTCGCGGAAGCGCAAAGCTGGCTCACCGAATTCTTTAAAACCGCAGAAGGCGATTTCTTTGCCTGCACGCCGGAAGAAGGTAGCAAAGCCTTCCTGCACCGCTTCGCAGCGGCTGGCGCAGCCATTCGCTATCAGGCAGTTCATGCTGACGAGGTGGAGGATATTCTGGCGCTGGACATCGCACTGCGCCGCAATGACACCGAATGGTACGAACATCTGCCGGCGGAGATGGATAACCAACTGGTGCATAAACTCTATTACGGGCACTTTATGTGCTACGTCTTCCATCAGGATTATATCGTGAAGAAAGGTGTGGATGCTCACGCGCTGAAAGCACAAATGCTGGAACTGCTGCAACAGCGCGGCGCGCAATACCCGGCTGAGCATAACGTCGGGCATCTGTATGAAGCACCGCCCGCACTGACCCGTTTTTATCGCGAAAATGACCCGACCAACAGTATGAATCCCGGAATTGGCAAGACCAGTAAGCAAAAATTCTGGAAAGTACCGTCTTCAGATTAA
- the bglX gene encoding beta-glucosidase BglX has translation MKWLCSVGVAVSLALQPALAEELFGNHPLTPEARDAFVTQLLTKMTVDEKIGQLRLISVGPDNPKEAIREMIKDGQVGAIFNTVTRQDIRKMQDQVMELSRLKIPLFFAYDVLHGQRTVFPISLGLASSFNLDAVKTVGRISAYEAADDGLNMTWAPMVDVSRDPRWGRASEGFGEDTYLTSIMGKTMVEAMQGKSPADRYSVMTSVKHFAAYGAVEGGKEYNTVDMSPQRLFNDYMPPYKAGLDAGSGAVMVALNSLNGTPATSDSWLLKDILRDKWGFKGITVSDHGAIKELIKHGTAADPEDAVRVALKSGINMSMSDEYYSKYLPGLIKSGKVTMAELDDAARHVLNVKYDMGLFNDPYSHLGAKETDPVDTNAESRLHRKEAREVARESLVLLKNRLDTLPLKKSGTIAVVGPLAGSKRDVMGSWSAAGVADQSITVLTGIKNALGTNGKVVYAHGANVTNDNDIVTFLNQYEEAVKVDSRSPQEMIDEAVAAAKQSDVVVAVVGEAQGMAHEASSRTDITLPQSQRDLIAALKATGKPLVLVLMNGRPLALVKEDQQADAILETWFAGTEGGNAIADVLFGDYNPSGKLPMSFPRSVGQIPTYYSHLNTGRPYNADKPNKYTSRYFDEANGPLYPFGYGLSYTTFTVSDVTLSAPTMKRDGSVTASVKVTNTGKREGETVIQLYVQDVTASLSRPVKELKGFKKVNLKPGETQTVSFPIDINALKFWNQQMTFDAEPGKFNVFIGVDSARVKQGSFELL, from the coding sequence ATGAAATGGCTATGTTCTGTAGGTGTCGCAGTTAGTCTGGCGTTGCAACCAGCGCTGGCGGAGGAGCTGTTCGGTAACCATCCGCTGACGCCGGAAGCGCGGGATGCGTTTGTCACCCAGTTGCTGACGAAAATGACCGTCGATGAAAAGATTGGCCAGCTGCGTTTGATAAGCGTCGGCCCGGATAACCCGAAAGAAGCGATCCGCGAGATGATCAAAGACGGCCAGGTGGGCGCGATTTTCAACACCGTTACCCGTCAGGACATCCGTAAAATGCAGGATCAGGTGATGGAACTGAGCCGCCTGAAAATCCCTCTCTTTTTTGCCTATGACGTGCTGCACGGCCAGCGTACCGTCTTCCCGATTAGCCTTGGGCTGGCGTCCTCTTTTAACCTCGACGCGGTGAAAACCGTCGGACGCATCTCGGCGTATGAAGCTGCCGACGACGGCCTGAATATGACCTGGGCACCGATGGTCGATGTCTCCCGCGATCCGCGCTGGGGACGCGCCTCGGAAGGTTTTGGCGAAGATACCTATCTGACCTCCATCATGGGCAAAACGATGGTGGAAGCGATGCAGGGCAAAAGCCCGGCGGATCGCTATTCGGTGATGACCAGCGTGAAGCACTTCGCCGCCTACGGCGCCGTGGAGGGCGGTAAAGAGTACAACACCGTGGACATGAGTCCACAGCGCCTGTTTAACGACTATATGCCGCCGTACAAAGCCGGTCTGGATGCAGGCAGCGGCGCGGTGATGGTGGCGCTGAACTCGCTGAACGGCACGCCAGCGACCTCTGATTCCTGGCTGCTGAAGGACATTCTGCGCGATAAGTGGGGCTTTAAAGGCATTACCGTGTCCGATCACGGGGCCATCAAAGAGCTGATTAAACACGGCACCGCCGCCGATCCGGAAGATGCGGTGCGCGTGGCGCTCAAGTCCGGCATTAACATGAGCATGAGCGACGAGTATTACAGCAAATACCTGCCGGGACTGATCAAATCCGGCAAAGTGACGATGGCGGAGCTGGATGACGCGGCGCGTCACGTGCTCAACGTGAAATATGACATGGGGCTGTTTAACGATCCGTACAGCCATCTGGGGGCGAAAGAGACCGATCCGGTGGATACCAACGCCGAAAGCCGACTGCACCGCAAAGAAGCACGTGAAGTCGCGCGTGAAAGCCTGGTGCTGCTGAAAAACCGCCTCGACACGCTGCCGCTAAAAAAATCGGGGACGATTGCGGTTGTCGGCCCGCTGGCTGGCAGCAAACGCGACGTGATGGGCAGCTGGTCTGCCGCAGGCGTGGCCGATCAGTCCATTACCGTTCTGACCGGCATTAAAAATGCTCTCGGCACAAACGGTAAGGTGGTGTACGCCCATGGGGCCAACGTCACCAACGATAATGACATTGTCACCTTCCTCAATCAGTACGAAGAGGCGGTGAAGGTGGACTCGCGTTCTCCTCAGGAGATGATTGATGAAGCCGTCGCGGCGGCGAAGCAGTCTGATGTGGTGGTTGCCGTGGTGGGTGAGGCACAGGGCATGGCGCATGAAGCGTCCAGCCGTACCGACATTACCCTGCCGCAGAGCCAGCGCGACCTGATCGCGGCGCTGAAAGCGACCGGAAAACCGCTGGTGCTGGTGCTGATGAACGGTCGTCCGCTGGCGCTGGTGAAAGAAGATCAACAGGCCGATGCGATTCTGGAAACCTGGTTTGCCGGTACGGAAGGGGGTAACGCGATTGCCGACGTCCTGTTTGGCGACTACAACCCGTCAGGCAAACTGCCGATGTCCTTCCCACGCTCGGTGGGGCAGATCCCGACCTATTACAGCCACCTCAACACCGGTCGTCCGTATAACGCCGACAAGCCGAACAAGTACACCTCTCGCTACTTTGACGAAGCTAACGGCCCGCTCTATCCGTTTGGTTATGGCCTGAGCTACACCACGTTTACTGTTTCTGACGTGACGCTTTCTGCGCCGACCATGAAACGTGACGGCAGCGTGACGGCGAGTGTGAAGGTGACCAACACCGGCAAGCGTGAAGGTGAAACGGTGATCCAGCTGTACGTGCAGGACGTCACGGCTTCCCTGAGTCGTCCGGTGAAAGAGCTGAAAGGCTTTAAGAAAGTGAACCTGAAACCCGGCGAAACGCAGACCGTCAGCTTCCCGATTGATATCAACGCGCTGAAGTTCTGGAATCAGCAGATGACGTTCGATGCCGAACCCGGCAAGTTCAACGTCTTTATCGGCGTCGATTCTGCCCGCGTGAAGCAGGGATCGTTTGAATTGCTGTGA
- a CDS encoding ABC transporter substrate-binding protein has product MTISKIWAGSLALLAAVSLPLQAASPVKVGSKIDTEGALLGNIILQVLESHGVKTVNKVQLGTTPVVRGAITSGELDIYPEYTGNGAFFFKDENDPAWKNAQAGFEKVKKLDAEQNKLVWLTPAPANNTWTIAVRSDVAEKNKLTSLADLGRYLKEGGTFKLAASAEFIERADALPAFEKAYDFTLDQTQLLSLAGGDTAVTIKAAAQQTSGVNAAMAYGTDGPVAALGLQTLSDPKGVQPIYAPAPVVREAVLKAYPQMAEWLQPVFASLDEKTLQQLNASIAVEGLDAKKVAADYLKQKGWVK; this is encoded by the coding sequence ATGACAATCTCAAAGATTTGGGCCGGTTCGCTGGCGCTGTTAGCGGCAGTGAGCTTACCCTTGCAGGCGGCGTCGCCGGTGAAGGTTGGGTCGAAAATTGATACCGAAGGCGCGCTGCTTGGCAACATCATTTTGCAGGTGCTGGAAAGCCACGGCGTCAAAACGGTCAATAAAGTCCAGTTAGGTACCACGCCGGTCGTGCGCGGTGCGATCACCTCAGGCGAACTGGATATCTACCCTGAATACACCGGTAATGGCGCGTTCTTCTTCAAAGATGAAAACGATCCGGCATGGAAAAATGCACAAGCAGGCTTTGAGAAAGTCAAAAAACTCGATGCAGAGCAGAATAAGCTGGTCTGGTTAACACCGGCACCGGCCAATAATACCTGGACTATCGCGGTGCGAAGCGATGTCGCCGAAAAGAATAAACTCACCTCGCTGGCCGATCTCGGACGCTATCTGAAAGAGGGCGGTACCTTCAAACTGGCCGCCTCCGCCGAATTTATCGAACGTGCTGACGCGCTGCCCGCGTTCGAAAAAGCCTACGATTTTACGCTCGATCAGACGCAACTGCTTTCACTGGCGGGCGGTGACACGGCGGTGACCATCAAAGCAGCCGCGCAGCAAACGTCCGGCGTCAACGCCGCGATGGCCTACGGGACGGATGGTCCGGTCGCCGCACTGGGCTTGCAGACGTTAAGCGATCCCAAAGGCGTTCAGCCCATTTATGCGCCAGCCCCTGTGGTGCGTGAGGCGGTGTTGAAGGCGTACCCGCAGATGGCGGAATGGCTGCAACCTGTGTTTGCCAGCCTGGATGAAAAAACGTTGCAACAACTCAATGCCAGTATTGCCGTTGAAGGGTTAGATGCAAAAAAAGTGGCGGCAGATTATCTGAAACAAAAGGGATGGGTGAAATAA
- a CDS encoding ABC transporter permease subunit: MGDVSKVSIQRVLLLLVVLSAAAVALPFVNYAPNRLVSGEGRQLWTLWPGSVSMLTGAGCALLALCFVPGRKGALCTLVVAQLLVILMLWSVGKAATHLAETGTPLARTSVGSGLWLGLALGLLACSDAIRRITAQPLWRWVLHAQLAIIPVSLLLTGTFDDLSLLKEYANRQDVFDDALAQHLTLLLGTVLPALAIGIPLGIWCYFSTARQGPVFTVLNVIQTVPSVALFGLLIAPLAGLVKAFPWLATVGVAGTGLTPALIALVLYALLPLVRGVVAGLNQVPRDVLESARAMGMSIAQRFLHVQLPLALPVFLRSLRVVMVQTVGMAVIAALIGAGGFGALVFQGLLSSAVDLVLLGVIPVIALAVLIDALFDLGNALLKVTHHD, from the coding sequence TTGGGTGACGTGTCAAAAGTCAGTATTCAGCGCGTACTGCTGCTGCTGGTTGTTCTTTCAGCCGCCGCCGTTGCGCTGCCGTTTGTGAACTATGCCCCGAATCGCCTGGTGTCGGGAGAGGGGCGACAGCTCTGGACGCTCTGGCCCGGTTCGGTGTCGATGCTCACCGGCGCGGGTTGCGCCCTGCTGGCATTGTGCTTCGTGCCGGGAAGAAAAGGGGCGCTGTGTACGCTGGTGGTGGCACAACTGCTGGTGATCCTGATGCTGTGGAGCGTGGGTAAGGCGGCGACACATCTGGCAGAAACGGGAACGCCGCTGGCGCGAACCAGCGTGGGAAGCGGTCTCTGGCTGGGGCTCGCGCTGGGATTACTGGCCTGCAGCGACGCTATCAGACGTATTACCGCACAGCCACTCTGGCGCTGGGTTTTACATGCGCAGTTGGCGATTATTCCCGTCTCACTCTTGCTGACGGGGACGTTCGATGACCTCTCTTTACTCAAAGAGTACGCTAATCGTCAGGATGTCTTTGATGATGCGCTGGCCCAGCATCTGACGTTGCTGTTGGGTACCGTGCTGCCCGCGCTGGCGATAGGCATTCCCCTTGGAATCTGGTGTTATTTTTCCACCGCCCGCCAGGGGCCGGTGTTTACCGTCCTCAATGTGATTCAAACCGTTCCTTCCGTCGCGCTGTTCGGCCTGTTGATTGCACCGCTTGCCGGGCTGGTAAAGGCGTTCCCCTGGCTTGCAACGGTGGGCGTGGCGGGAACCGGTCTGACCCCGGCGCTGATCGCGCTGGTGCTGTACGCGCTCTTGCCGCTGGTTCGCGGCGTGGTGGCCGGGCTGAATCAGGTTCCCCGCGATGTCCTGGAAAGCGCCCGCGCGATGGGGATGAGCATCGCGCAGCGCTTTCTACACGTTCAGCTTCCGCTGGCACTGCCGGTCTTTTTACGTAGCCTGCGGGTGGTGATGGTGCAGACCGTCGGGATGGCCGTCATCGCCGCGCTGATTGGCGCCGGTGGTTTTGGCGCGCTGGTGTTTCAGGGACTGCTCAGCAGCGCCGTGGATCTGGTGCTGCTGGGCGTGATCCCGGTCATTGCGCTGGCGGTACTGATTGATGCGCTGTTTGATTTAGGGAATGCTCTGCTGAAGGTAACCCACCATGATTGA
- a CDS encoding ATP-binding cassette domain-containing protein produces MIEFSHVNKAFGEHKAVSDLNLHVKEGSFSVLIGTSGSGKSTTLKMINRLVEHDSGRIRFAGEEIRSLPVLELRRRMGYAIQSIGLFPHWTVAQNIATVPQLLKWPRRKIDERVEELMALLGLEVVLRERYPHQLSGGQQQRVGVARALAADPQVLLMDEPFGALDPVTRGALQQEMTRIHRLLGRTIVLVTHDIDEALRLAEHLVLMDGGEVVQQGTPLAMLTAPANDFVQQFFGRSELGVRLLSLRTVADYVRRDEQIAGEALTEEMTLRDALSAFVARGCDVLPVVNQQGIVCGTLHFRDLLLETLTHETTV; encoded by the coding sequence ATGATTGAATTTAGCCACGTGAATAAAGCCTTTGGTGAGCACAAGGCGGTTAGCGACCTGAATCTGCACGTTAAGGAAGGCAGTTTCTCGGTACTGATTGGCACCTCAGGTTCGGGGAAATCCACCACTCTGAAAATGATTAACCGGCTCGTGGAGCATGACAGCGGCAGAATTCGCTTTGCTGGTGAGGAAATTCGCAGTCTGCCGGTACTGGAACTGCGTCGGCGGATGGGCTACGCGATTCAGTCGATTGGCCTGTTTCCGCACTGGACGGTGGCGCAGAACATCGCCACCGTCCCGCAATTGCTGAAGTGGCCGCGCAGAAAAATTGATGAGCGGGTGGAGGAATTAATGGCGCTGCTCGGGCTGGAAGTCGTGTTGCGCGAGCGCTATCCGCATCAGCTTTCCGGTGGACAGCAGCAGCGCGTGGGCGTGGCGCGCGCGCTGGCTGCCGATCCGCAGGTGCTGCTGATGGATGAACCTTTCGGCGCGCTGGATCCGGTCACCCGTGGGGCGTTGCAGCAGGAGATGACCCGCATCCACCGTCTGTTGGGGCGGACCATTGTGCTGGTCACGCATGATATTGATGAAGCGCTGCGCCTGGCGGAGCATCTGGTGCTGATGGACGGCGGAGAAGTTGTTCAGCAGGGGACGCCGCTGGCGATGCTGACGGCACCGGCGAATGACTTTGTGCAACAGTTTTTTGGTCGCAGTGAGTTGGGAGTACGGTTACTGTCGCTGCGAACCGTGGCTGACTATGTGCGCCGGGATGAACAGATTGCCGGGGAGGCGTTGACCGAAGAGATGACGCTGCGCGATGCGCTTTCCGCGTTTGTCGCGCGCGGGTGCGACGTGTTACCGGTGGTCAATCAGCAGGGCATTGTCTGTGGGACGCTTCATTTTCGCGACCTGCTACTGGAGACGCTAACGCATGAAACGACTGTCTGA
- a CDS encoding ABC transporter permease subunit → MKRLSDPLLWLIALFLLMLLGLPHSQAIFASLFPELPRPVYQQESFLALALAHFWLVAVSSLFAVVIGVGAAIVVTRPKGREFRPLVETIAAVGQTFPPVAVLAIAVPVMGFGQKPAIIALILYGVLPILQATLAGLGSIEDSVRNIASGMGMSPGQQLRKVELPLAAPVILAGVRTSVIINIGTATIASTVGASTLGTPIIIGLSGFNTAYVIQGALLVALAAIVVDRLFERLVQRLSRHAK, encoded by the coding sequence ATGAAACGACTGTCTGACCCGCTGCTCTGGTTGATCGCACTCTTCCTGCTGATGCTGTTGGGGTTACCGCACAGCCAGGCGATTTTTGCCAGTCTGTTTCCTGAACTTCCGCGCCCGGTTTATCAGCAGGAAAGCTTTCTCGCGCTGGCGCTGGCCCATTTCTGGCTGGTCGCGGTGTCGAGCCTGTTTGCCGTGGTGATTGGCGTGGGCGCCGCAATTGTGGTGACACGACCAAAAGGACGGGAGTTCCGCCCGCTGGTGGAGACCATTGCTGCCGTTGGACAAACCTTTCCGCCCGTCGCGGTGCTGGCGATCGCGGTGCCGGTGATGGGATTTGGTCAGAAACCGGCCATTATTGCGCTGATCCTGTACGGCGTGTTACCCATCCTGCAGGCGACGCTGGCGGGACTGGGGTCGATTGAGGACAGCGTGCGCAACATTGCCAGCGGAATGGGGATGAGCCCGGGACAACAGTTGCGAAAGGTGGAGTTGCCGCTGGCGGCGCCGGTGATTCTGGCAGGGGTACGGACGTCGGTGATTATCAATATTGGCACCGCGACTATCGCGTCAACGGTGGGGGCCAGCACGCTTGGCACACCGATTATCATCGGTCTGAGCGGATTCAACACGGCGTATGTTATTCAGGGCGCGCTGCTGGTCGCGCTGGCGGCGATCGTCGTAGACCGCCTGTTCGAGCGGTTAGTGCAGCGCCTTAGCCGGCACGCAAAATGA
- a CDS encoding protein YohO has product MSVAKIGVITLFLLMAIGGIGGVMLAGYTFILRAG; this is encoded by the coding sequence ATGAGCGTAGCGAAAATCGGTGTCATCACCCTCTTTTTACTCATGGCCATCGGCGGTATTGGCGGTGTGATGCTCGCAGGCTATACCTTCATTTTGCGTGCCGGCTAA
- the mlrA gene encoding HTH-type transcriptional regulator MlrA, with the protein MALYTIGEVALLCDINPVTLRAWQRRYGLLKPQRTDGGHRLFNDSDIDRIREIKRWIDNGVQVGKVKMLLSNENVDLQNGWREQQETLLHYLQNNNLHSLRVWLKERGQDYPAQTLTTHLFLPLRRRLQCQQPTLLALLGILDGVLINYIAICLASARKKQGKDALVVGWNIHDTTRLWLEGWVASQQGWRVDVLAHSLSQFRPDLFEGRTLLVWCGENQTSAQQQQLNAWRAEGHDIYPLGI; encoded by the coding sequence ATGGCGCTTTACACCATAGGTGAAGTGGCTTTGCTTTGTGATATTAACCCCGTTACGCTCCGCGCGTGGCAGCGGCGTTATGGATTATTGAAACCGCAGCGGACCGACGGCGGACATCGCCTGTTCAATGATTCAGATATCGACAGGATCCGCGAAATCAAACGCTGGATTGATAACGGGGTGCAGGTCGGCAAAGTCAAGATGCTGTTGAGCAATGAGAACGTGGACCTGCAAAACGGATGGCGTGAACAACAGGAAACCCTGCTGCACTATCTGCAAAATAACAATCTGCACAGTCTCCGGGTCTGGCTAAAAGAGCGTGGACAGGATTACCCCGCGCAGACGCTAACCACCCACCTTTTTCTTCCGCTACGTCGGCGGTTACAGTGCCAACAGCCCACACTACTGGCGCTATTGGGGATCCTTGACGGTGTGTTGATCAACTACATCGCCATTTGCCTCGCCTCGGCCAGAAAAAAACAGGGCAAAGATGCGCTGGTCGTGGGCTGGAATATTCACGATACCACGCGTCTGTGGTTGGAAGGTTGGGTTGCCAGCCAGCAGGGATGGCGGGTTGACGTACTGGCGCATTCGCTGAGCCAGTTTCGCCCGGACCTGTTTGAGGGGCGAACCCTACTGGTGTGGTGCGGCGAAAATCAGACGTCGGCACAGCAGCAGCAGCTGAATGCCTGGCGCGCGGAAGGACACGATATTTATCCACTTGGCATTTAA